In the genome of Fulvivirga maritima, one region contains:
- a CDS encoding TonB-dependent receptor produces MLRYTLFILFFICAFKVKAQNIVVTGRVIDTLRSPIAYANVLAADPKTGAVTSFAVTDTEGRFKLSLSRNTRYLLKVSFIGYATFEETLNCENADIENLLIELSQSTSYLDAVEVVEEMPVTMSGDTLIYKTDAFTSGRERKLGDVLEKLPGIEVDDNGEVKVQGKKVNKVLVDGKQFFDGDTKMATKNLPANAIERVQVLKNYNEVSPMNGLANDDKLALNIQLKEGKKNLVFGDVSIGGGLEGRYAGHGNIFYYSPKVNVNFIGDANNIGEQPFTMQDYFRFSGGLGEIDAHSGSDVNISSDDLGFPMANRETAQELQTKLGALNFNYNPSKKWHHSAFFIGSGSKSNFGSLSQRRYLREDLTSQELLQTDLSTTNHSGLLKYSATYTPKEQTYIKYSLFGKAAGQTSANSQWSQFPEQSSVINEKAEQNPLSLDQQLEWYHTPDEKNVFSWEAKYSYQSKDPFLKLSGDQSLFPSFLKADVRSLEQSRNISSQRAVTAFNYYRVLNKTNHINFSLGYQYLEQDYASGIYQDQESGVPTQLDSATFLIDANYHFSDFFAGLTYKMKYGPLILSPSLYLHKYQVNNRQGNMDITNEPVLVLPSMYAKWDIRSTQSLTFRYSMNAEFADIEKQVSGLIISDYNALYQGNPLLNYGLYHMFSLYYNYFNLFGGMNMFGNVSYRRKTDGFATTSNFSELQLINSVYNAGKVNENFSGMLQADKRFNQFKISGAAEVTASTVNNEVDGGLMKNNSIYQTYKASLTTTLWKQLDVKIGYKYQLNSYKSTVANNSFATYNPYVRLGFDITKSVNINTEYSYNTYKNTDTQATSKFMLWDAALRIHKPSSPWEFDLTGYNLLNTLGVQRNSFNANLISTYEYYIQQRYIVLSVKYDL; encoded by the coding sequence ATGCTTCGGTATACCTTATTCATTTTATTCTTCATTTGTGCTTTTAAGGTCAAAGCTCAAAATATAGTGGTTACAGGCAGGGTGATCGACACGTTAAGATCACCCATCGCCTACGCCAATGTGCTGGCTGCTGATCCAAAAACTGGTGCAGTTACCTCTTTTGCTGTTACAGATACAGAAGGACGCTTCAAGTTATCGCTGTCCAGAAATACTCGATACTTATTAAAAGTGTCATTTATCGGATATGCTACTTTTGAAGAAACCCTTAATTGTGAAAATGCTGATATAGAGAACTTGCTGATAGAGCTCAGTCAGTCTACCAGCTATCTCGATGCAGTGGAGGTGGTGGAAGAAATGCCTGTAACTATGTCAGGAGATACCCTGATTTATAAAACAGATGCTTTTACTTCTGGTAGGGAAAGAAAACTGGGTGATGTGCTGGAAAAACTACCCGGTATAGAAGTAGATGACAATGGAGAGGTGAAAGTGCAGGGCAAAAAGGTGAATAAAGTGCTGGTAGATGGTAAGCAGTTTTTTGATGGTGATACGAAAATGGCTACTAAAAACCTGCCTGCTAATGCCATAGAAAGGGTGCAGGTGCTTAAAAATTACAATGAAGTATCTCCCATGAATGGTTTGGCGAATGATGATAAACTGGCTCTTAACATTCAGTTGAAAGAAGGTAAAAAGAACCTTGTTTTTGGTGATGTTTCTATTGGAGGTGGGCTGGAGGGAAGGTATGCGGGGCATGGTAATATTTTCTATTATAGTCCTAAGGTGAATGTCAATTTTATTGGTGATGCGAATAATATTGGCGAGCAGCCCTTCACTATGCAGGATTACTTTCGATTTAGTGGAGGACTGGGTGAAATAGATGCTCACTCCGGTTCTGATGTAAATATTTCTTCTGATGATTTGGGCTTTCCTATGGCTAACAGGGAAACTGCCCAGGAACTGCAAACCAAGCTTGGAGCATTAAATTTCAACTATAACCCAAGTAAAAAGTGGCACCATTCAGCCTTTTTTATTGGTTCAGGATCTAAAAGCAATTTTGGCAGCTTGTCGCAAAGAAGGTATTTACGTGAAGATTTGACTTCTCAAGAGCTTTTACAAACCGATTTGTCTACCACTAATCATTCTGGCTTACTGAAGTATTCAGCTACCTATACCCCAAAAGAACAGACTTATATTAAGTATAGTCTTTTTGGTAAAGCTGCGGGTCAAACCTCAGCTAATAGCCAATGGTCTCAGTTCCCTGAACAATCTTCAGTTATTAATGAAAAGGCAGAGCAAAATCCTCTGAGCCTTGATCAACAATTAGAGTGGTACCATACTCCTGATGAAAAGAATGTGTTTTCCTGGGAAGCAAAATATTCATACCAATCCAAAGATCCCTTTTTAAAGTTGAGTGGTGATCAGTCGTTGTTTCCCTCTTTTTTGAAGGCTGATGTTCGCTCTTTAGAGCAGTCTCGGAATATTAGTAGCCAACGGGCTGTAACAGCATTTAATTATTACCGTGTCTTAAATAAGACTAATCATATCAATTTCTCATTAGGGTATCAATATCTGGAGCAAGACTATGCCTCAGGTATTTACCAGGATCAGGAGAGTGGGGTGCCTACTCAATTGGATTCTGCTACTTTTCTTATTGATGCTAATTATCATTTCTCTGATTTTTTTGCTGGTCTAACTTATAAAATGAAATACGGGCCATTGATATTGAGTCCTTCTTTGTACCTACATAAGTATCAGGTTAATAATAGACAGGGAAATATGGACATCACGAATGAACCCGTATTGGTTCTGCCATCCATGTATGCAAAATGGGATATAAGAAGTACTCAAAGTCTAACCTTCAGATATAGCATGAATGCCGAATTTGCTGACATTGAAAAGCAAGTAAGTGGACTTATTATCTCTGATTATAATGCCCTTTATCAGGGTAATCCGCTATTGAATTATGGTCTTTATCATATGTTTTCACTTTACTATAACTATTTTAATCTCTTTGGAGGCATGAATATGTTTGGTAATGTTAGCTATAGGCGTAAGACTGATGGCTTTGCCACTACCTCTAATTTTTCTGAATTACAGCTCATCAATAGTGTTTATAACGCTGGTAAGGTTAATGAGAATTTCTCTGGTATGTTACAGGCAGATAAAAGGTTTAATCAGTTTAAAATAAGTGGAGCAGCAGAAGTAACGGCCAGTACTGTCAATAATGAGGTTGATGGTGGTTTGATGAAGAATAACAGTATTTATCAGACTTATAAAGCTTCCTTAACCACCACATTATGGAAACAGCTAGATGTAAAAATTGGCTACAAGTATCAGCTCAATAGCTATAAATCTACCGTAGCTAATAATTCTTTTGCTACCTATAATCCCTATGTAAGACTTGGTTTTGATATTACCAAGTCAGTAAATATTAATACAGAATATAGTTACAATACCTATAAAAATACGGACACGCAAGCTACCAGTAAGTTCATGCTTTGGGATGCCGCATTAAGAATTCATAAACCTTCGTCTCCCTGGGAGTTTGATTTAACAGGCTACAATTTACTCAATACATTGGGAGTGCAGAGAAACAGTTTTAATGCTAACTTGATAAGTACCTATGAATATTATATTCAACAACGCTATATAGTGCTTTCAGTAAAATATGATCTGTGA
- a CDS encoding GLPGLI family protein, translated as MRNFIRSIFSVFVLVMIIDEAKAQSFTGIATYKTSGSIQISMDSTEMPPEQMKKIQDEFKRKMQKEYTLSFNTTESSWKQVESLNGGPAQVSGNGIEIMVAGNSAQEVLYKNLLKHEYERGEDLMGKRFIVKDSLKEYSWELTNETKKIGKYNCQKAISTRIVEAKKFSTGMKEMEITQDTIKTEVWFTPDIPVSHGPMQYVGLPGLILEVKTGSSVIICSKVILNPTEPVKIDKPTKGEIVNATEYKAISDKKLEEMMKRYNGGDGENVIEIRTSG; from the coding sequence ATGAGAAATTTCATACGATCAATATTTTCTGTCTTCGTTTTAGTAATGATTATTGATGAAGCTAAAGCGCAGAGTTTTACAGGGATTGCTACCTATAAAACCAGTGGCTCTATCCAGATTTCTATGGACAGTACGGAGATGCCTCCTGAGCAGATGAAAAAGATACAGGATGAGTTCAAAAGAAAAATGCAGAAAGAATATACGCTTTCTTTTAATACAACAGAATCTAGCTGGAAGCAAGTGGAGTCATTAAATGGAGGGCCTGCGCAGGTTTCTGGCAATGGCATAGAAATAATGGTAGCAGGTAATTCTGCTCAGGAAGTGCTGTATAAAAACCTGCTTAAGCATGAATATGAACGAGGAGAAGATCTGATGGGTAAGAGGTTTATAGTAAAAGATTCTCTAAAAGAATACAGCTGGGAGCTAACTAATGAAACAAAGAAAATTGGAAAGTATAACTGTCAGAAAGCTATAAGCACCAGAATAGTAGAAGCAAAAAAGTTTTCTACTGGCATGAAAGAAATGGAGATAACACAAGACACTATAAAAACCGAAGTTTGGTTTACTCCTGATATTCCTGTTTCGCATGGACCAATGCAGTATGTGGGCTTGCCGGGGCTTATTCTTGAAGTGAAAACGGGGAGTAGTGTCATCATATGTTCTAAAGTAATTTTAAACCCTACTGAGCCGGTAAAAATAGATAAGCCTACTAAGGGGGAAATAGTTAATGCCACAGAGTATAAGGCCATTTCTGATAAGAAGTTAGAGGAAATGATGAAGCGATATAATGGTGGTGATGGTGAAAATGTAATTGAGATAAGAACAAGCGGTTGA
- a CDS encoding sensor histidine kinase, with product MNPTRFRLIGVIIVIIIILTSVLQLYYLYENYQQNKLRFENEVQQILDNSVEGYYAEIAKSDILTFTDINDINLELGRKSDSTVSKQKFSTRIGQSHLLSNQAMLWDHPDTVINDDSVHVSYIQITKNLSDSIMIDETNAIAMFKGQHMVDSLEKLQSLTSKIVISLTRDTLDFPMLNDLLNEELKRKNLNIDYALIHTNKDSVTNSYKTENDLPLALSTFSKSTYLPNKQKLEMKFENAPLVILKKGLWNILFSVLFVIIISATLIFLYRTIKSQKELSEIKNDLINNITHEFKTPIATVSTAIEGIRNFNKDNDPRKTEKYLQISHDQLIKLNLMVEKLLETATLDSEKLLLHSEPVDLGELLHQVAEKFTTFNPEKQISLTLKKQVTTDIDIFHFENAVSNLVDNAIKYGGNEIHITLAETEKTTILVKDNGGNIPKGQRNKVFEKFYRIPKGNVHNVKGFGIGLYYTRIIIEKHGGQITLIANDQNTTFKIEL from the coding sequence ATGAACCCAACCCGTTTCAGGCTAATAGGAGTAATTATTGTGATCATCATTATACTCACTTCAGTACTGCAGCTCTATTATCTCTATGAAAATTATCAACAAAATAAATTGCGTTTCGAAAATGAAGTGCAACAAATTCTGGATAATAGTGTAGAAGGATATTATGCTGAAATTGCTAAATCAGATATTTTAACTTTCACAGACATTAACGACATCAATCTAGAGCTAGGACGCAAAAGCGATTCTACCGTTAGCAAACAAAAATTTTCAACACGCATTGGGCAAAGTCACCTCTTAAGCAATCAGGCTATGCTCTGGGATCATCCTGACACTGTAATTAACGATGACAGCGTGCATGTATCATATATTCAGATTACTAAAAACTTGTCTGACAGTATCATGATTGATGAAACCAATGCCATCGCTATGTTTAAAGGCCAACATATGGTAGATAGTCTGGAAAAATTGCAATCTTTAACTAGCAAGATCGTCATTTCACTTACAAGAGATACACTGGATTTCCCCATGTTAAATGATCTTTTAAATGAAGAGTTGAAACGAAAGAACCTAAATATTGATTACGCTCTAATTCACACTAACAAAGATTCTGTCACCAACTCTTACAAAACAGAAAACGATCTTCCTCTAGCTTTAAGTACTTTTTCAAAATCCACCTACCTGCCGAACAAGCAGAAGTTAGAAATGAAATTTGAAAATGCACCTTTAGTCATATTAAAAAAAGGCCTTTGGAATATACTTTTCTCAGTGTTATTTGTGATCATCATTAGCGCAACTCTTATCTTCCTTTACAGGACTATTAAATCACAAAAAGAGCTTTCTGAGATAAAAAATGATCTAATCAATAACATTACCCATGAATTTAAAACGCCTATTGCTACAGTATCTACTGCAATAGAGGGCATCCGAAATTTCAATAAAGATAACGATCCCCGGAAAACGGAAAAGTATCTTCAAATATCACATGATCAACTAATTAAATTAAATCTTATGGTGGAAAAGCTTTTGGAAACAGCCACTTTAGACAGTGAAAAATTACTCCTTCACTCAGAGCCTGTAGATCTTGGAGAACTTTTACATCAGGTGGCAGAGAAATTCACCACTTTCAACCCCGAAAAGCAAATTAGTTTAACTCTGAAAAAGCAGGTAACAACGGACATTGACATCTTTCATTTCGAAAATGCGGTATCAAACCTGGTGGATAATGCAATCAAATACGGAGGTAATGAAATACACATCACTCTTGCTGAAACTGAAAAAACCACCATTTTAGTTAAAGACAATGGCGGTAATATCCCTAAAGGACAGCGAAACAAGGTATTTGAAAAATTTTACCGCATACCTAAGGGCAATGTTCATAATGTAAAGGGCTTTGGAATAGGGCTTTATTACACAAGAATTATTATAGAAAAACATGGCGGGCAGATTACCCTGATAGCTAACGACCAAAATACTACTTTCAAAATAGAACTATAA
- a CDS encoding response regulator transcription factor codes for MQEEVTVLLAEDEASLGLIVKESMESRGFLVKLCEDGLQALKSYKTQKLDVLVLDVMMPQKDGFTVAKEIRKIDPFIPIIFLTAKSRTEDVVEGFGYGANDYIKKPFSMEELIVRINALVKRSVKPDTDAWITLGSYQFHLSKQVLIHEKAEETLTHREAQLLYQLIIHKNNLTERSVILKELWGNDDFFNARSMDVFISKLRKKLQYDSSIQILNVRGYGYKLVV; via the coding sequence ATGCAGGAAGAAGTTACAGTACTTTTAGCCGAAGATGAAGCATCTCTAGGCCTCATAGTGAAAGAAAGTATGGAAAGCAGAGGCTTCTTGGTTAAGCTGTGTGAAGATGGCCTGCAAGCTTTAAAAAGCTATAAGACGCAAAAGCTGGATGTCTTGGTGCTGGACGTGATGATGCCACAGAAAGATGGCTTTACAGTAGCTAAAGAAATAAGAAAGATAGATCCGTTTATTCCCATTATTTTTCTCACTGCCAAATCACGAACTGAAGATGTGGTGGAAGGATTTGGTTACGGCGCCAATGATTACATTAAAAAGCCATTTAGCATGGAAGAATTAATTGTGAGAATAAATGCTTTGGTAAAAAGATCAGTTAAACCTGATACAGATGCATGGATCACCTTAGGGAGCTATCAGTTTCACCTAAGTAAGCAAGTGCTGATACATGAAAAAGCTGAAGAAACCCTCACCCATCGTGAGGCGCAGTTGCTCTATCAGCTGATTATACATAAAAACAATCTTACCGAAAGAAGCGTGATCCTCAAAGAACTATGGGGCAATGATGACTTTTTCAATGCTCGAAGTATGGATGTTTTTATTAGTAAGCTTAGAAAGAAGTTACAGTATGATAGTTCTATTCAGATACTGAATGTAAGAGGGTATGGATACAAATTGGTAGTGTAG
- a CDS encoding SDR family oxidoreductase, translating to MFCRIAANDKLFYNGFYRQNVVITGGSTGIGFATAQAFIENGATVFITGRSEKNLQNAAERINSDNLNTVVADISSLSGIEVLEKVVAESGKKLDVLFLNAGVGGFTPIEQVTEEDFDAQFNTNVKGSFFTLQKLLPHLNNGATVLFTSSTVASTSSVGSGIYAATKGALNKIAQVAANELSDRQIRVNIVSPGPIRTEGFEKAVTDEAKDYLASTVALQRLGVPNEIAETVLFLASNKASFISGTELLVDGGYTNYALK from the coding sequence ATGTTTTGTAGAATTGCAGCGAACGATAAATTATTTTATAATGGATTTTACAGACAAAATGTAGTAATAACAGGAGGAAGTACGGGTATAGGATTTGCCACTGCGCAAGCTTTTATTGAAAATGGAGCTACTGTATTTATTACCGGTAGAAGTGAGAAAAATCTTCAAAATGCAGCTGAGAGAATTAATAGTGACAACTTGAATACAGTGGTAGCGGATATCTCTAGTTTATCAGGTATTGAAGTTTTAGAAAAGGTAGTAGCTGAAAGCGGGAAAAAACTAGACGTTCTATTTTTAAATGCAGGAGTAGGCGGGTTCACTCCTATTGAGCAAGTGACGGAAGAGGACTTTGATGCTCAATTTAATACCAATGTAAAAGGGAGTTTCTTCACTTTACAAAAGTTGTTACCTCATTTAAATAATGGCGCCACAGTATTATTTACATCTTCAACTGTGGCTTCTACTTCTAGCGTAGGTTCTGGTATATATGCGGCTACTAAGGGAGCCTTAAATAAAATTGCTCAAGTAGCAGCAAATGAATTGTCTGACAGGCAGATAAGAGTAAATATAGTTAGTCCTGGTCCTATTAGAACAGAAGGCTTTGAGAAAGCAGTAACAGATGAGGCAAAGGACTATTTAGCATCTACAGTAGCATTACAGAGATTAGGTGTTCCTAATGAGATAGCAGAAACAGTACTGTTTTTAGCATCAAATAAGGCAAGCTTTATTTCTGGTACTGAGTTATTGGTAGATGGTGGTTATACTAATTATGCTTTGAAATAA
- a CDS encoding SDR family oxidoreductase, with protein sequence MVADISSLSGIEVLENVIAESGNKLDVLFLNAGIAVFDAIGQVTEEDFDAQFNTNVKGSFFTLQKLLPHLNNGATVLFTSSTVATASNLGSAVYAATKGALNKIAQVAANELVDRQIRLNIVSPGPVKTEGFDRAVASEEAKDYLASAVAMQRLGVPNEIAETVLFLASSKASFIAGTELLVDGGYTNYARK encoded by the coding sequence GTGGTGGCAGATATTTCTAGTTTATCAGGAATTGAAGTATTGGAGAATGTAATAGCGGAGAGTGGAAATAAATTAGATGTACTTTTCTTAAATGCAGGAATCGCAGTGTTTGACGCTATTGGACAAGTTACAGAAGAGGACTTTGATGCTCAATTTAATACCAATGTAAAGGGGAGTTTCTTCACCTTGCAAAAGTTGCTGCCTCATTTAAATAATGGAGCCACAGTTCTATTTACCTCATCTACCGTGGCCACGGCTTCTAACCTAGGTTCTGCTGTATATGCGGCCACTAAGGGAGCTTTAAATAAAATAGCACAGGTAGCGGCAAATGAGTTGGTAGATAGACAAATAAGGTTAAATATCGTTAGTCCCGGGCCAGTTAAAACAGAAGGTTTTGACAGAGCGGTAGCTTCTGAAGAAGCAAAAGATTATTTAGCCTCTGCAGTAGCCATGCAGCGGTTAGGTGTGCCTAATGAAATAGCAGAAACAGTATTGTTTTTAGCTTCAAGTAAAGCCAGTTTTATAGCGGGTACAGAGTTATTGGTAGATGGTGGTTACACCAACTATGCAAGAAAATAA
- a CDS encoding SDR family NAD(P)-dependent oxidoreductase: MDFTNKNVVITGGSTGIGYATAKAFIDNGAKVFITGRNEENLKKGCR, from the coding sequence ATGGATTTTACAAATAAAAACGTAGTAATAACAGGAGGAAGTACCGGTATAGGATATGCCACGGCAAAGGCTTTTATAGACAATGGAGCTAAGGTGTTCATTACTGGTAGAAATGAAGAAAATCTAAAAAAGGGCTGCCGCTGA